From the Cyanobium sp. M30B3 genome, the window GATCGACCGCGACCAGCTCCAGGCCGTCTACCGCGATGGCCTGCTCACCGTCACCGCGCCGAAGGCCCGCAAGGTGAGCTCGGTCACCGTGCAGGTGGAGGGCTGAGGGACTGAAGCTGCCTGACCGGCGTTCAGCCCCGCGAGGTGGGTGCCGGCCGGCCCAGGCGAGCAAGCGACCACGCCTGTTCAACACTGCTCGCTACCGGCGGCTATCGCGCTTCATGAAGGTGGCTTCAGGTCACTACCGACAGCACCAGGCGGACGTCCTCCGGGTCGAGCAGCCAGGCCTCGGCAGCCTGCTGCTGATCGGCAGTGGTTTGCGGCTTGATTCGGCTAGTGGCGAGCCTGAGCCCATGCAGCATCACGCCGGGCATGTAGCGCAGATGCGCGCACCTGCATCCTGAGGGGCTGCTTGGCTCCACATGATTCAGGAACGCTCCCAGGTCCTGAATCGGAATGCGAGTTCTTCTGATCTACCCGCGCTTTCCGAAAACCTACTGGAGTATGCACGGCGCTCTTGAACTGGTGGGTCGCAAGGTGCTGCTTCCACCGCTTGGCTTGATCACGGTCGCCGCACTGTTGCCTGATTCATGGCAGCTGCGGTTGGTGGACTGCAATGTGCGAGAGATCCGTGAGGATGAGTGGCTCTGGGCTGATCTGATCATCGCCTCGGCCATGATGGTGCAAAAGCAGGATCTGGGGAGGCTGATTCAGGATGCGGCCACTCGCCAGCTGCCCGTGGCGGTTGGTGGTCCGTTTGCCAGCTCCACTCCGGATGCACCTGAACTACAGCAGGCCCCGTATCTGATTCTCGACGAGGGCGAGATCACGATTCCCATGTTTGTGGAGGCCCTTGCTCGGGGCGAGACCCAGGGGCGTTTCAGTTCCAGCGGTGAGCGCCCGGATATGAGCCTTTCACCGATACCACGCTTCGACCTTCTGGACAGAGATGCATACAGCATGATGGCTCTCCAGTACTCACGCGGGTGCCCATTTCAGTGTGAGTTCTGCGACATCATTGTGTTGTACGGGCGCAAGCCTCGTACCAAACAGCCGGCGCAGTTCCTGCGCGAACTCGACCAGCTCCATGGCCTGGGCTGGCGTGGTGAGATCTTCCTCGTGGATGACAACTTCATCGGCAACAAGCGCAATGTGAAGCTGTTACTGCCTGAGATCCGGCACTGGCAGGAGCACCACGATCATCCGTTCCGCTTCACCACTGAAGCATCGGTGGATCTTGCTAGCGATCCCGAACTGATGCAGGGGATGGTGAGCTGCGGCTTCGGGCGAGTGTTCCTCGGCATCGAGACCCCCGACCAATCCAGCCTGACGTTCACCAACAAGGTGCAGAACACCCGCAGCCCGCTCGTGGAGGCGGTGGATGCGATCACCGATCACGGCCTGCACGTGATGGCTGGCTTCATTCTGGGATTTGATGGCGAGCAACCCGGCGCGGGCCAGCGGATCGCGGCGTTTGTGAACCGCACTGCCATTCCTCTGGCCATGCTCGGCATCCTCGTGGCACTACCCAACACTGCGCTCTGGCATCGCCTGTCCCGCGAAGGTCGACTTCTGGATGCTGACGATCAGTTTGATCAAGGCGTGCAGACCCATCTGCTCAATTTCCTGCCGGATCGTTCCATGGACGACATTGCTGCTGAGTTTCTGCAGGCCTTCAGCGATCTGTATGAGCCCATCGCCTACGCCAAGCGGGCCTATCGCTATGCCATCAAGCTGGCGCAAGGCCGTCGCCGCCATGTCCATGGCAACGTTTCTCCCCAGGAATGGCAACAGCGCATTGGCGTGATGGGAGGTCTGCTCACGCTCTTCTGGAGACAAGGACTCAAGCGCCCGAGCCGCGCAGTGTTCTGGCAGCAGTTGGCAGACATCCTCACTAATCATCCGTTGATCCTTACTGAGTACATCTGGCTGCTGATGCTCAATGAACACTTTCTCGACTACCAGCAAATGGTGGTCAGACAGGTGGAGGAACAGCTCGCCTACGCACAAACGCACCGAGTCCATCAGCAACTGGCCATCAGCAACTGGGTTGGCGTCAAAGAACCCCACTCGGAGGATGCTCGGTGATGAACCCTGACAGCCCTGAATCATCCCAAATGGATCTCTCAGAATTGCATCGGCTGCGGCAGCAGCTTGAAGACTGGTCCTTTTCCGGCCAACACCATATGCATAAAAGCTGGCGGTTTCGTCATGCCCAACAGGCGCTGAAGTGGCATGGCCTGGCCAAAGAACTGAGCGCGAGTCACGGTGGCGACTGTTACTTCTATCTGGGCCATGTTGGCAGTGGGCGCGTCGAGACGGATATCCTCAATCATCTGCAGGGGCATTTAACAAGAGCGGATCTTGAAGTCGCCTTGATGATGGATCGGCTCGAGGATGATGTGAAAGAGGCTGACACAGAAGCTCAACCATGACTCCCGTATACCAGAGCAGTGGTTGCTGGGCTCAGTCGTCGGAGCGAGCTCAGC encodes:
- a CDS encoding B12-binding domain-containing radical SAM protein, which translates into the protein MRVLLIYPRFPKTYWSMHGALELVGRKVLLPPLGLITVAALLPDSWQLRLVDCNVREIREDEWLWADLIIASAMMVQKQDLGRLIQDAATRQLPVAVGGPFASSTPDAPELQQAPYLILDEGEITIPMFVEALARGETQGRFSSSGERPDMSLSPIPRFDLLDRDAYSMMALQYSRGCPFQCEFCDIIVLYGRKPRTKQPAQFLRELDQLHGLGWRGEIFLVDDNFIGNKRNVKLLLPEIRHWQEHHDHPFRFTTEASVDLASDPELMQGMVSCGFGRVFLGIETPDQSSLTFTNKVQNTRSPLVEAVDAITDHGLHVMAGFILGFDGEQPGAGQRIAAFVNRTAIPLAMLGILVALPNTALWHRLSREGRLLDADDQFDQGVQTHLLNFLPDRSMDDIAAEFLQAFSDLYEPIAYAKRAYRYAIKLAQGRRRHVHGNVSPQEWQQRIGVMGGLLTLFWRQGLKRPSRAVFWQQLADILTNHPLILTEYIWLLMLNEHFLDYQQMVVRQVEEQLAYAQTHRVHQQLAISNWVGVKEPHSEDAR
- a CDS encoding 4a-hydroxytetrahydrobiopterin dehydratase; translation: MDLSELHRLRQQLEDWSFSGQHHMHKSWRFRHAQQALKWHGLAKELSASHGGDCYFYLGHVGSGRVETDILNHLQGHLTRADLEVALMMDRLEDDVKEADTEAQP